The sequence ATGGATAATACCCACCCGGTAGTTGTAATTGAAGCAGTGGCAAAGCCTGTGGATTTACATTCGCAATTAAGGAGTCTGGTTGAGAATTGTCGCATGCGTCGCGGGGTTCGTGCAGTAGATTTTGACTATCCACACTAATCGTTTATATAGATTTTCATGAACTCTGAATCTACAACGTTATATTTAATGCTCAGTCATGGTGGGTGGATTATGATTCCACTCGGACTATGCTCTTTAATTGCTCTCGCCGTGATTGTTGAACGCATCCTTTGGGGGCCCAGGCAAAAAACTATCTTGCCCTTAGATTTGGCTAGCGAAATCGAAAGTCTCATCGCACAGGAGAAATTTGATATTGCCGAAGCAATCTTAAGAAAAACCCCTTCTGCTTACTCACGGCTTGTCTTGCCTTTACTTAGTTCAAGAAATCTATCAAGAGCTGAATTGTCGAACTTAGTTGAAACTTTGGGTAAACAAGAAGGTCGAGTAATGAGTAAACACCTCGGGGTGCTTTCAACAATTTCTGCAGTCGCCCCACTTTTAGGGCTGCTTGGAACGGTGGTGGGAATGATTTCGATGTTTGCTAGCTTAGGTAATCAAGCAGGCGTCGACCCGCAGCTCGTCTCGCGAGGCATTTCTGAAGCATTAATTGCAACCGCTAGTGGACTAACCATTGCGATCCCGAGTTTATTATTTTTTAGATACTTTTCTTCGAGGACGAAGCACTGCATTCATGCCTTAGAGGAAGCTGTCTTTCGAATTTTTCACCAAGTTGCACAGCGCTAAAAAGCGTTTTTATGGATTTTTTTGATACCGAACAAGATGGTGAATTGTCCTTTGAAGTCAATGTGATTTCACTGATTGATATTTTGTTTCTACTGATTATCTTTTTTGCAATTACTACTACTTTTGATTCTACCAAGGGAATTAAAGTTAACCTACCGCAGGCAAAAAGCGCTCAAATAGCAGAAAGTAAAGCTCCCATCAGCGTAACGCTAGCACCTAGTGGCGAGTCTTCTATCGATGGAAAATTAATAGCTCCTGAAGAACTTTTGCCAACCCTGACTGCTTTTGCTCCGAAAGATCTAATTATTATCCGTGCCGACCAAGCTGTTAATCATGGGCGCGTTGTGGGCTTGATGGAAACCGCTAAGCAAGCTGGTTTCGAGAAAATCGCCTTTGCTACCAAAGAATAGTGTAACTGGCGTTGACAAACCTCTGCTCAGTGCTTACCCACCAAACTGAGCCATGCGTAATAGCGGAAGTAATCTTTCAATATGTCACACCCAATCTTAAATCAGCTTAATGATCTGCCCCCTGAGCAAACAAAGCGCTTTGTTGTTGTGCTAAATCAAAAAATCGAATTGGGCAGATTAATGAATGCCCTAGGGCATATGACTGCAGGCTTAATAAATCAAATTCCACGACCTACGGACCTTTGCTTTCTAGAGTATCAAGATCTGGATGGCGGACTACATCCCAGCATTTCGCACTTTCCATTCATCGTGCTCAAAGCAGAAAATTCAAACCAAATTAGAAAATTACGTAACGAATTGATTGATCGTAAACTACCATACACAGATTTTACGCAGACCATGATTGTTGGCGGTTCAGCTAACCAACTTTCTGCTACCGTTGAAAAAAATGAAGCTGAACTTGAATACTTCGGACTTGCTACCTTCGGAGATACCGAGGCGCTAAAGGAATTAACAAAACGCTTTAGTTTGTTTCGCTAAGGCCGGGAATTTTCACTACATTAGAAATTGGCTCCCCGGGAGTAGCATCATTTCTAAGAAATGATTGCCGGATTCACAGAGCTCGATTTTCGCCGTAATAGACAATAGGGCGTCCCGTGTCGGGAATTTTCACTACATTAGAAATTGGCTCCCCGGGAGTAGCAATCATTTCTAAGAAATGATTGCCGGATTCACAGAGCTCGATCTTCGAATCCGTCCCGTGGTTGCAATTTATTGCTATGTATAAAATTGGCTCCCCGGGACGGATTCGAACCGCCGACACGGTGGTTAACAGCCACCTGCTCTACCGACTGAGCTACCGGGGAACAGTCAGGAGGGCCGAAAATCCCGTAATCGACCGCCTGTGTCAAGTAGCTGTAATATTGCTCTTTTATTTGCAAGAAGGCTTTATCACCTGTATTGCATAAATATTATTTATGAACCTACTTGAAGAAGCGCTAATTAAAGCCGCAAATAGCGACAATAAAAGCGATATAGCCACATTTTACCGCACCCTGCTTCAATCACAGGTGTTTCTCCCTCCAAGCACGTCTTTTGAAACTGAAAATGAACAAAATCATGATTTCCTGGTTATTCAGTCAAAAACACGGTTTTGTATTCCAATCTTTACCACTCAAGAATCTGTAGCCGACTGGTCGGGAAACGATCTGGCCGTCATCACTAAAGACTTTAAAGCCCTCCTCTGGCTGATCCCAGATCAATGCTCCCTGCATTTAAATCCTGGGCAAGATATCGGCAAAGAATTTTCCTTCTGGGAAATCGAGCAACTTCGCAAAGGCGAGC comes from bacterium and encodes:
- a CDS encoding biopolymer transporter ExbD, which codes for MDFFDTEQDGELSFEVNVISLIDILFLLIIFFAITTTFDSTKGIKVNLPQAKSAQIAESKAPISVTLAPSGESSIDGKLIAPEELLPTLTAFAPKDLIIIRADQAVNHGRVVGLMETAKQAGFEKIAFATKE
- a CDS encoding DUF2000 domain-containing protein codes for the protein MSHPILNQLNDLPPEQTKRFVVVLNQKIELGRLMNALGHMTAGLINQIPRPTDLCFLEYQDLDGGLHPSISHFPFIVLKAENSNQIRKLRNELIDRKLPYTDFTQTMIVGGSANQLSATVEKNEAELEYFGLATFGDTEALKELTKRFSLFR
- a CDS encoding MotA/TolQ/ExbB proton channel family protein, coding for MNSESTTLYLMLSHGGWIMIPLGLCSLIALAVIVERILWGPRQKTILPLDLASEIESLIAQEKFDIAEAILRKTPSAYSRLVLPLLSSRNLSRAELSNLVETLGKQEGRVMSKHLGVLSTISAVAPLLGLLGTVVGMISMFASLGNQAGVDPQLVSRGISEALIATASGLTIAIPSLLFFRYFSSRTKHCIHALEEAVFRIFHQVAQR